The Variovorax sp. PMC12 genome segment GGCTTCGCGCTCGGGGTTCAGGTCGATGCCGATGATCTTGTCGGCGCCCACCATCCTGGCGCCCTGGATCACGTTCAGGCCGATGCCGCCCAGGCCGAACACCACCACGTTGGCGCCGGCTTCCACCTTGGCGGTGAAGATCACCGCGCCGATGCCGGTGGTCACGCCGCAGCCGATGTAGCAGACCTTGTCGAAGGGCGCGTCCTCGCGGATCTTGGCCAGCGAGATCTCGGGCGCCACGGTGTAGTTGCTGAAGGTGCTGGTGCCCATGTAGTGGGCGATGGGCTTGCCGTCGAGGCTGAAGCGGCTGGTGCCGTCGGGCATCTGGCCCTTGCCCTGCGTGCCGCGGATCAGCTGGCACAGGTTGGTCTTGCGGCTCAGGCAGAACTTGCACTGGCGGCATTCGGGCGTGTACAGCGGAATGACGTGGTCGCCCTTCTTCAGGGTGGTGACGCCGGGGCCGACATCGACCACGATGCCCGCGCCTTCATGGCCCAGGATGGCGGGGAAGATGCCTTCGGGGTCCGCGCCCGAAAGCGTGTAGTAGTCGGTGTGGCAGATGCCGGTGGCCTTGATCTCGACCAGCACTTCGCCGAACTTGGGGCCTTCGAGGTCCACGGTTTCGATGGTGAGCGGCGCTCCGGATTTCCACGCGACGGCGGCTTTGGTTTTCATGGTGTTGGGTTCTTCAGAAGGCGGGAGGGGTGAGGATACTCAGGCGGGGCCAGCGGGGAAGATACCCGACATGCCGATGAACCCGCGCACGTGGCGGACATTCCACACCCAGTTTCGCAGTGCGGGAAATTCGTCGAGCGAAATGCCGCCTTCGCCGGCCAGCGCCACGTACGGAAAGCAGGCAATGTCGGCAATGGTCGGCTCGGGCGCGGAGGCCAGCCAGCGCTGGCCCGCGCTGGCCTGTTCCGCCAGATGGTCGTCGAGCACGCGGAACACGGCGCGCGCGCCGCCGCGGCAGGCGTCGATGTCGAGGTGGTGGTAGCCGAGCGCATCGTGCAGCCGCGCGGCCGAGGCGGTGCGGGTGATCTCGTCGGCGGTGGCGAGCCACATCGCGATCTGGCCGCGCAGCCTGGGGTCGTCGGGATACCAGCGGCCCTGCGGGTCGTAGCGGCTCGCGAGGTAGACCAGGATGGCCTGCGCATCGCGCAGCAGGAAGCCGTCGTCGTCGAGCACCGGCAGCTGGCCGAGCGGGTTGACCCTGGCCAGGAACGCGGCCGACTTGTGTTCGCGGCCCGGAAAGAAATCGACCGGCACCGTCTGGTATTCGACGCCGAGCCACGCCAGCATCTGCCGCACCTTGAAGCAGTTGCCCGACAGCGGGTAGTCGTACAGCTTCACGGTCATGCCGCCGCCCTCACGCCGAAGCGCATGCCGCGCTCGCGCAGCCAGCGCCGGTAGGTGACGGAGGAGGTGTCGCCGCGCGTCGGCGTCTCTGCGCGGCCTTCGAGCGGCATGCGCTTGAAGGCGTGGTTCTCCAGAATGGGCTTGTCCTGCCCGAAGATGGTGTGCTGGAAGGCGATGAGCTCCGCGTCGGTGGAGTCGTCGTCGAAGCAGGCGAGCATGGTGTGCGCGATGACATGCTCGTCGTCCACGGGCTGCAGGAAAAGGCCGATGGCGTCGAGCTGCCCTTCGCGGAAGCTCGACTTGTAGAGCATGGCCGAGAAGGGCTGCATCACCCGGTACTTGTAGAGCACCTCGCTGCCTGAGCTGTCGTGCGCGGCCGAGGCCCGGGGCTGCCAGAAGCGGCAGTCGGTGGCCCAGATCTCGCCGGTGGCGGGCTCGACCTGCACCTGGTATTGCGCCACCTCGGTGTGGGGCACCTTGCCGAGGTAGTCGGCATGCACGAAGGGAAAGTGCGCCATGTCCAGGAAGTTCTCGATCACGCGCAGGCCCGACACCGCCACGCCGATGCCGCCGCAGTCGATGGTGCGGCGGCCGGGCTCGCTGTATTCGGGAAAGTCGAACAACGGGCGCGCCGGTTTGCCGCTGGGGCAGGCCCAGAGGTAGCCGTAGCGCGACTGCACGGCCAACGCCCGGTCGCCGAGGCGGCACCGGGGCGTGCCGTCGGAGTCGTCGATCCACAGCTGCACGGTTTCTCCGAGCAGACGGGTGGTGCGGGGTGCGGCCGTGGCGGGGCCGATGACGAGCCAGTCGTCGAGCATGTTGGGGTCGTCGGTGACGAAGGGCATGGGATCTTTCAGCCGAGGGCTTCGATGTCGGCGCGCAGGCTGCGCGCGGCGGTGTGCAGGGCCTGCATGGCGAGGGAGCCCGGGGCGGCGTCTGTCCAGAGGTGGACGAAGGCGAGCCGGGGCTGGGCGTCGAGCACGAGCGCGGCGGCGGCCACCCCGTCGAGCTGGCCGCGCCAGGCGCCCGAGGCTGCTTCGGCGATCAAGCCGCGTTGCGCCAGTGCCGCTCGCACGGTGTCGGCGGGCGTGTTCACGGTCAGCGTGCGGCAGAAATGCCAGCCGGCGGGCACGGCGTCGGCCAGGGCCGGTGCCGCGGGCGTCGCCTCCGGCGACAGGCGGACCCAGAGCATTCCGGCAGCCTCCGCCGTCGCGAAGGTCCCGGCGCAGACATTGCGCGGCGCCTGCATGGCCGGGTGCGCCGGGATGCGGGTGCATTGCCCGCTGCCGGCGGCGTACTGCCAGCCGTGGTACGCGCAGGCCAGGTGGTTGTCGACCACCTGCCCCAGCGTGAAGCGCACGCTGCGGTGCGGACAGCGGTTTTCCCAGGCCTGCGCGGTGCCGTCGGTGGCGCGCCAGAGCGCGAGTTCCTGGCCTTCAGCAAAGCCGGCGACGATGTTGTCGCCGGGGCGAAGATCGGCCGAGCGCGCGACGGGGTGCCAGACGGCGGTGTTCTGTGTGTTCATGGCGGTGATACCGTACCGCTTCCCACGCACCGATGAAAGCCACATGGAGAGACGCTACTTTTCATTCCTGCAACGCCGGGCCGCATGAGCCGGATCGATCTTGCGCTGGTCGAGGCCTTCGTGCTGGTCGCGAAGAGCGGCAGCCTGACCAGGGCCGAAAGCCTGTCGGGCACGTCCAAGGCCACGCTGAGCCGGCAGCTCACGCGGCTCGAAGAGTTGCTGGGTGCCCAGCTGCTGCTGCGCAGCCCGCGCCGCATCGCGCTCACCGAGGCGGGGCGCGCCTTTATGCTGCGCGGCGAGGGGCTGCTCGACGAAGTGACGGGCCGGCTCGAGGCGGCCAGCACGGAGATCCACGAGCTGACCACGGGCGTGTCGGGCCGTCTCTCGCTGCTGTCGGACACGCAGTTCAGCACCTCCTTCGTCTGCCACGTGGTCAAGCTTTTCCTGGAATCGCACCCAGAGGTGCGCTGCCAGCTCGACGTGGCCAACGGCTTCCATGCCCCGCGCATCGGCGACGTCGACTGCTATGTCTGCGCCGAGCCGCCCGACGCGCCGAACCTCGTGGCCAAGCTGCTGGGGCGGCTGAACTACGGGCTCTATGCGAGCCCGCAGTACCTGGCGCGGCACGGTGCGCCGTCGTCGCCGGCGGACCTGGCCGCGCACCAGTCCATCGTGATGAAGGAGCCTTCTTCGGGGCGTTCGCAGGTGCTGCTGGTGTCGGGCGCGCAGAGCTTTGCCTTCCAGCCCGAGCCTGCCTTCGAGACCAACGACCACTGGGTCATGAAGACCTTCTGCATCGACGGCCTGGGCATCGCGCTGCTGCCGGCCTTCTTCGTGCGGCCGGAGGTGGAGCAGGGCGTGCTCGCGCCGGTGCTGCCGCAGTGGCAGCCCGAGCCGCGCCGCATCTACTGTGCCTACCAGCGCCAGCGCTACATGGGGCAGAAACTGCGGGCCTTCGTCGACCTGATGGCGCGCTGCGTGGTCGACATCGACTCTTACAACTACTACGTCGGCTCATCGGCCGCGCGGCGCCGCCGGACGGCCGCGAGACCATAATCTGCGCCTGCCAGACCGACCCTCATTCATACAGCCATCATGAAGAAAATCCTCGTCCTCAACGGCCCCAACCTCAACCTGCTCGGCACGCGCGAGCCCGAACAGTACGGACGCGACACGCTGGCCGACGTCGAACGGCTGTGCAAGGAAACCGGCGCCAAGCACGGCGTTGAAATCGAATGCCGCCAGTCGAACCACGAAGGCGTGCTGATCGACTGGATCCAGGAGGCCGGCCGCGAGGTGGCGGCGGGCAACATGCTGGGCGTGGTGATGAACCCGGGCGCCTATACGCACACCTCGATCGCCCTGCACGACGCCATCAAGGGCGCGAGCGTGCCGCTGATCGAACTGCACATCTCGAACGTGCACGCGCGCGAGCAGTTCCGCCACCACTCGTACATCTCGCCGGCGGC includes the following:
- a CDS encoding LysR family transcriptional regulator; its protein translation is MSRIDLALVEAFVLVAKSGSLTRAESLSGTSKATLSRQLTRLEELLGAQLLLRSPRRIALTEAGRAFMLRGEGLLDEVTGRLEAASTEIHELTTGVSGRLSLLSDTQFSTSFVCHVVKLFLESHPEVRCQLDVANGFHAPRIGDVDCYVCAEPPDAPNLVAKLLGRLNYGLYASPQYLARHGAPSSPADLAAHQSIVMKEPSSGRSQVLLVSGAQSFAFQPEPAFETNDHWVMKTFCIDGLGIALLPAFFVRPEVEQGVLAPVLPQWQPEPRRIYCAYQRQRYMGQKLRAFVDLMARCVVDIDSYNYYVGSSAARRRRTAARP
- a CDS encoding Rieske (2Fe-2S) protein, producing the protein MNTQNTAVWHPVARSADLRPGDNIVAGFAEGQELALWRATDGTAQAWENRCPHRSVRFTLGQVVDNHLACAYHGWQYAAGSGQCTRIPAHPAMQAPRNVCAGTFATAEAAGMLWVRLSPEATPAAPALADAVPAGWHFCRTLTVNTPADTVRAALAQRGLIAEAASGAWRGQLDGVAAAALVLDAQPRLAFVHLWTDAAPGSLAMQALHTAARSLRADIEALG
- the aroQ gene encoding type II 3-dehydroquinate dehydratase: MKKILVLNGPNLNLLGTREPEQYGRDTLADVERLCKETGAKHGVEIECRQSNHEGVLIDWIQEAGREVAAGNMLGVVMNPGAYTHTSIALHDAIKGASVPLIELHISNVHAREQFRHHSYISPAAKGIIVGLGVKGYTLAIAALVP
- a CDS encoding glutathione S-transferase family protein produces the protein MTVKLYDYPLSGNCFKVRQMLAWLGVEYQTVPVDFFPGREHKSAAFLARVNPLGQLPVLDDDGFLLRDAQAILVYLASRYDPQGRWYPDDPRLRGQIAMWLATADEITRTASAARLHDALGYHHLDIDACRGGARAVFRVLDDHLAEQASAGQRWLASAPEPTIADIACFPYVALAGEGGISLDEFPALRNWVWNVRHVRGFIGMSGIFPAGPA
- a CDS encoding S-(hydroxymethyl)glutathione dehydrogenase/class III alcohol dehydrogenase, translated to MKTKAAVAWKSGAPLTIETVDLEGPKFGEVLVEIKATGICHTDYYTLSGADPEGIFPAILGHEGAGIVVDVGPGVTTLKKGDHVIPLYTPECRQCKFCLSRKTNLCQLIRGTQGKGQMPDGTSRFSLDGKPIAHYMGTSTFSNYTVAPEISLAKIREDAPFDKVCYIGCGVTTGIGAVIFTAKVEAGANVVVFGLGGIGLNVIQGARMVGADKIIGIDLNPEREAMARKFGMTHFLNPKDHENIVDAIVQLTDGGADYSFECIGNTKVMRQALECTHKGWGRSIIIGVAEAGAEISTRPFQLVTGRKWEGSAFGGARGRTDVPKIVDWYMEGKIDIDSLITHTMPLEDINKGFDLMKRGESIRGVVIY
- a CDS encoding aromatic ring-hydroxylating oxygenase subunit alpha, which produces MPFVTDDPNMLDDWLVIGPATAAPRTTRLLGETVQLWIDDSDGTPRCRLGDRALAVQSRYGYLWACPSGKPARPLFDFPEYSEPGRRTIDCGGIGVAVSGLRVIENFLDMAHFPFVHADYLGKVPHTEVAQYQVQVEPATGEIWATDCRFWQPRASAAHDSSGSEVLYKYRVMQPFSAMLYKSSFREGQLDAIGLFLQPVDDEHVIAHTMLACFDDDSTDAELIAFQHTIFGQDKPILENHAFKRMPLEGRAETPTRGDTSSVTYRRWLRERGMRFGVRAAA